A single genomic interval of Spirosoma taeanense harbors:
- a CDS encoding TCR/Tet family MFS transporter: MASKRTAPALAFIFITLLIDVTGLGIIIPVFPKLIEQLIHGNISQAASYGGWLTFSYALMQFVFSPILGGLSDQFGRRPVLLFSLFGFGIDYLFQGFAPSIGWLFVGRMLAGITGASFTTASAYIADISTPEKRAQNFGLIGAAFGVGFILGPAVGGFLGQYGPRVPFFVAAGLTMLNFLYGFFILPESLSPENRRPFDWRRANPVGSLMNLGRYPVILGLVASLVLIYIAGFAVQGTWTFYTMEKFKWDEKTVGLSLAAIGVSFAIVQGGLSRVIIPKLGQRRSVYVGMMFSAIGFALFAFASQSWMMFAFMGIYALGGIAGPSVQGIISNQVPPNEQGELQGALTSLTSTTSIVGPLIMTNLFSYFTASNAPVYFPGAPFLLGALLILISAVLARRAAMA; this comes from the coding sequence ATGGCTTCCAAACGTACCGCGCCCGCGCTCGCTTTTATCTTCATTACCCTTCTGATTGACGTTACGGGGCTGGGCATCATCATTCCCGTTTTTCCAAAGCTAATTGAGCAACTGATTCACGGTAACATCAGCCAGGCGGCCAGTTACGGCGGCTGGCTAACGTTTTCCTATGCTCTGATGCAGTTCGTCTTTTCGCCAATTCTGGGCGGGTTGAGCGACCAGTTCGGGCGTCGGCCGGTACTGCTGTTTTCGTTATTCGGCTTTGGCATCGATTATCTATTCCAGGGGTTTGCGCCGAGTATTGGCTGGCTGTTTGTCGGCCGGATGCTGGCCGGCATTACGGGTGCCAGCTTTACAACGGCCAGTGCTTATATTGCCGACATCAGTACGCCGGAGAAACGAGCGCAGAACTTTGGACTAATTGGTGCGGCCTTTGGCGTAGGGTTTATCCTGGGTCCAGCCGTAGGAGGATTTCTGGGCCAGTACGGTCCACGAGTTCCTTTTTTTGTCGCGGCCGGCTTAACGATGCTTAACTTTCTATACGGGTTTTTTATCCTGCCAGAGTCACTTTCGCCCGAAAACAGACGGCCATTCGACTGGCGACGAGCCAATCCGGTTGGTTCTTTGATGAATTTAGGTCGCTATCCCGTTATCCTCGGCTTAGTCGCATCCTTGGTGCTGATTTACATTGCGGGCTTTGCCGTACAGGGAACCTGGACGTTCTACACGATGGAAAAATTCAAGTGGGACGAGAAAACGGTTGGCCTCTCACTGGCTGCTATTGGGGTTTCCTTTGCGATTGTACAGGGTGGTCTAAGCCGGGTTATCATTCCTAAATTAGGTCAACGCCGGTCTGTATACGTCGGTATGATGTTCAGCGCCATTGGTTTCGCGCTCTTTGCCTTTGCCAGTCAAAGCTGGATGATGTTTGCGTTCATGGGTATTTATGCGCTGGGCGGCATCGCGGGACCGTCAGTTCAGGGTATCATTTCCAATCAGGTACCCCCTAATGAGCAGGGCGAATTACAGGGCGCACTTACGAGCCTGACCAGCACGACATCTATCGTTGGGCCGCTTATTATGACTAATCTGTTCTCGTATTTCACCGCTTCAAACGCGCCGGTTTATTTTCCGGGTGCGCCGTTTTTACTGGGCGCACTACTCATTTTAATCAGTGCTGTACTAGCCCGCCGAGCCGCAATGGCCTAG
- the dnaN gene encoding DNA polymerase III subunit beta translates to MKFIVSSSVLLKNLQNINGVVATNPIVPILENFLFRIEDGTLTVTASDLQTTMTTQIPVEASENGAIAIPAKLLLDTLRSLPEQPVTINIDTNTFGTEILTDNGRYKLSGENPIDFPKLPTVNKNMSVEMTSDVLLSAINNTVFATSTDDLRPAMTGVYLQLSADNATFVATDGHRLIRYRRTDLNSSASTSIIIPRKALQLLKASLPEGVAVTAEFSQANASFTFGPTQLICRLIDERFPDYENAIPTNNPNVMTIGRTDLLNSLKRIMIYANRTTHQIRLSLKANSLTISAEDLDYSNEANEKLLCDYDGDPMEIGFNAKLMSEVLSNLSAKMVTLEMSAPNRAGLLIPADKEENEDILMLVMPVMLNTYA, encoded by the coding sequence ATGAAATTCATCGTTTCCTCGTCCGTACTACTTAAAAACTTACAAAACATCAACGGCGTCGTGGCGACCAACCCGATTGTGCCGATCCTTGAGAATTTTCTGTTTCGGATTGAAGATGGTACATTGACCGTGACTGCTTCGGACCTGCAAACGACCATGACGACGCAGATTCCGGTCGAAGCCAGCGAAAACGGCGCGATTGCCATTCCCGCTAAATTGCTGCTGGACACGCTCCGAAGCTTGCCCGAGCAACCCGTAACAATCAACATTGATACAAACACCTTCGGAACCGAGATTCTGACCGACAACGGTCGCTATAAGCTCTCCGGCGAAAATCCCATTGACTTCCCCAAGCTACCGACGGTAAACAAAAACATGTCGGTTGAGATGACGTCCGACGTCCTACTCAGCGCAATCAACAATACGGTCTTTGCAACCAGCACCGACGATCTGCGTCCGGCCATGACGGGTGTGTATCTGCAACTGAGCGCCGACAACGCAACCTTCGTTGCGACCGACGGCCACCGCCTGATTCGCTACCGCCGGACTGACCTCAACTCGTCGGCCAGCACGTCGATTATTATTCCCCGCAAGGCCCTGCAACTGCTGAAGGCATCGTTGCCCGAAGGCGTAGCCGTTACGGCCGAGTTCAGCCAGGCCAACGCGTCGTTCACCTTTGGACCGACGCAGCTTATCTGCCGGCTGATTGATGAGCGGTTCCCGGATTACGAGAACGCCATTCCGACCAATAATCCGAACGTCATGACTATCGGCCGGACTGATCTGCTCAACTCGCTCAAGCGGATCATGATCTACGCAAACCGCACAACACACCAGATTCGGCTGTCGCTGAAGGCTAACTCGCTGACCATCTCAGCCGAAGACCTGGACTATTCGAACGAAGCCAACGAAAAACTCCTCTGCGATTACGACGGCGATCCGATGGAAATTGGTTTCAACGCGAAGTTGATGTCTGAAGTGCTGAGCAACCTGAGCGCCAAGATGGTTACGCTGGAAATGTCGGCTCCGAACCGCGCGGGGCTGCTGATTCCGGCTGATAAAGAAGAGAACGAGGACATCCTGATGCTGGTGATGCCCGTGATGCTGAATACTTACGCGTAA
- a CDS encoding DUF2480 family protein, with protein METEIVNRVASSGLITLDLENLYHPGERLIYDLKDNLYMGLMLKEKDFRGFLKEHDWSQYSGKNVAITCTEDAIVPTWAYMLLTLHLQPYAHTTVFGTLTDLEEKLYFEAIAQINPEDYRDARVVVKGCSKVSVPTSAYVELTRVLRPVVQSLLFGEPCSTVPLYKRPKA; from the coding sequence ATGGAAACCGAAATTGTTAACCGTGTCGCCAGCAGCGGTCTGATTACGCTGGATCTTGAAAACCTGTACCATCCCGGCGAACGGCTGATTTACGATCTGAAAGATAACCTATACATGGGGCTTATGCTGAAAGAAAAAGACTTTCGGGGATTTCTGAAAGAGCACGACTGGAGCCAGTATTCGGGTAAGAACGTAGCCATTACCTGTACGGAAGATGCCATCGTGCCTACCTGGGCGTATATGCTGCTGACGCTGCATCTTCAGCCTTATGCGCACACAACTGTATTTGGAACCCTGACTGATCTGGAAGAAAAACTGTATTTCGAGGCTATTGCACAGATTAATCCAGAAGACTATCGTGATGCTCGCGTTGTTGTGAAAGGCTGCTCCAAAGTTTCGGTTCCAACGTCGGCTTATGTTGAACTGACACGGGTATTACGGCCGGTTGTCCAGAGTCTGCTTTTTGGTGAACCCTGCAGCACAGTCCCACTGTATAAGCGGCCAAAAGCGTAA
- a CDS encoding glycosyltransferase family 2 protein — translation MIYPTLPTWLASHRFTYKPDDVSDKRLSDLRTRLGQFRTDAPEVSIIIPAYNEEESLLNMLSSLGSQQTRYRTELIVSNNNSKDRTQELLDACGVRSLFVTDQGAAFARQAALTAARGKYILNADSDCLYPPGWIDALVDPLQDPAISCTYSTYSFVPSETNPRWALILHETAARFAFYLRRRRGYECVNVMGFSCAFRRKDAMSVGGFNTSFKRGQDIESDDGWMAMLLLKKGRIHRVTSEAGHVWSSDRLLARDGGVLKAIYKRALFEVKRVGWYLRPADVEPASTKP, via the coding sequence TTACGTATAAACCCGATGATGTGTCGGATAAGCGGCTGAGTGACCTGCGTACCCGTCTGGGTCAATTCCGAACGGACGCGCCGGAGGTATCTATCATTATTCCTGCTTACAACGAAGAAGAGAGTTTGCTGAATATGCTCTCGTCGCTGGGCAGCCAGCAGACGCGCTACCGCACCGAACTCATTGTTTCCAATAACAATTCTAAAGACCGTACGCAGGAATTGCTGGATGCCTGTGGGGTCCGGTCGCTGTTTGTGACAGACCAGGGAGCGGCTTTTGCCCGGCAGGCCGCGCTAACGGCTGCGCGGGGGAAATATATTCTCAATGCCGATTCCGACTGTTTGTATCCGCCCGGCTGGATCGACGCACTGGTCGATCCGTTGCAGGACCCGGCCATTTCGTGCACCTACAGCACGTACTCGTTTGTGCCGAGTGAGACAAATCCTCGCTGGGCATTGATCCTGCATGAAACGGCGGCCCGCTTCGCGTTTTATCTGCGCCGGCGCCGGGGCTACGAGTGTGTGAACGTTATGGGATTCAGCTGTGCGTTTCGCCGGAAAGATGCGATGAGCGTTGGCGGTTTCAACACATCCTTTAAACGGGGTCAGGATATTGAGAGTGATGATGGCTGGATGGCCATGCTGCTGCTCAAAAAAGGCCGCATTCACCGGGTAACGTCTGAAGCCGGGCACGTCTGGAGCAGTGACCGCCTGCTGGCCCGCGACGGTGGTGTTCTGAAAGCCATCTATAAACGAGCACTATTTGAAGTTAAACGTGTTGGCTGGTACCTACGCCCCGCCGACGTTGAGCCCGCGTCCACAAAACCCTGA